The genomic interval tcttaaaaaatttataacaGTACAAAATGCCCGATGCATATTCTATATTGACACTAACACATTGCCACAAACTCATATCCCGAAACTTTTCAGCGTCCGATTCTCGAATCGAATAGTTAAATACTCCAAAATGCAGCAAATGGTCTCGTTAAACCAACCGGAATTGATTAACTTAGGCAGTAGTAGACCAGCACCAATAATTTCCAAGTACAATAAACGAGTCAATAAATAAACGAAATGAGAAACGTAGGATGAGCTCATTATATTCCTACGAGTGCGTGCGTTTATTTCTCTTCTGCAAATTCATAACCACCGGCCACAGTAGTGATCATCCAGTGAAAGAGACTCGGAGTTTCACGCAAGTCCAAGCATGCCCCGACAAAACTGAGCTTCCCTCTCACTCATAGAAAGACAAAGTTTAATCTTGATTTAGATATATAGAGAGAAAATCTGAATAAAGAAGCCTTTCGATTAATCAATTCTGAGGGTTATGAAGCTTTGTAGTGGAAAACCACCCGGGTTCTCATGCACAAGCACACGCCTCTTGTTTTTCCTTCTCCATTTctcactctttctctctctttaaaACAGGGGGCCTAGTCTTTCCCATCTTTCACTTTCTCAGCTTGCCAAGTTGCAAATTCTTGGCCTGATTGAAACTCTCTCAGATAAAGAGGAAATGACAGGGTGAGTTTTTGATGGTATGAAAGCTAGCCAAACCCCCCCCACTATAAGAAAAGTGCCTAAAGCTTTTGAtcctatttttcttttttctctttcaaagTTTAGTTTAGTGTTGATTGTGATGATGGCTCTTTTTCATGGGAGGTAGCAAAGCATTTATGCCAATTCTGCCTGAGACAAATAGAGCATATTACACAGAGCTGCTTTTGCTGTAAACAACCCCAGATAGAGAAATAGACAgatagagatagagagagggagggagagagaaagaaagaaagagagagctcATCTTCTATAATATCAATATCTATATCTGTCTTGATCACATGGCTTGCATGAAACTTGATAGGACTGGAATCTGAGTCTGGCTAATCTAGTGAAACAGATTGAGCATACCAACTTAAACTTGTTTGTTAAATTACTTGTATCCTCTGAGCTCTCTGGCATGGAGGCTACGGAAATATAGGAGGGCCCTTTCTTGTAGTTTCAGTTCCATTAGAGTTCTTCATCAGAAAGAGAGACTCTTGTATTTATTCATGGCGGTTTCTTGGTGATACTTCTCTAATCATTTTTAGGGTGAGTATTAAGGTTTCTTATGTAATCTGGTAATTCAAATCTCTATTCTCttcatcattttattttaGGTATGTTTGATCGGATCTTTCCTTCTTGCAGTGACAAATTTTCGAGCTGAGAATAATTTTTGTTATGCTGAGAAATAGATGTAGAGCAGTGACCAGCAAGCAAGTAAGCTCTAATGGCTGATCACAGCTCTCAACAATCTCCAAGCTACTACACCACCAAGATCCCATCTTTCTTTGGTTCTCCAAGATTCAGAGCCTTTTTCACAATTAAAGGTAGCCACCCTGAAACTGACCAAAACCCCATGATAAGTCCTACTTCGATCCTTGACACCAAGTTTTCACTCCCTTTTGGGAACCCTTTTTCCTGTGACAGAAACCAACCCCAGTTAATCCCAAAATCTTTACCAGGGAACAAACGCTCTTGGGACAACTCAGAGGCCAAGGGCATTGGCCTTGCTCTAGTTGACACACTCATTGATGAAAAATCTGAAGTGAATAGTACTAGTGATTGTAAGCAAAGTAATGGGAGTAAGGTCCTGTTTGGAACTAAGCTTAGAGTTCAAATACCTCCCTATCCAGCAAAAGGGTCTGCTAATTCCGGCATCCAAACAGAGAATTCTAATTCGAATACGAATTCTCCTCGGGCTTTTTCAGTGACGGAAATGGAGTTTTCTGAAGACTATACATGTGTGATATCTCGTGGACCTAATCCAAGAACAACTCATATATTCGACAACTGCATTGTTGAAAGCTACTACACCTTATCGGATTCAGGCCACTTCTCCAAATCTGCTCCTGAGAATTTCCTCAGCTTCTGTCACACATGCAAGAAGAATCTTGAGCAGAATATTGACATTTACATCTACAGGTTCGTTCAATCACTTGGATTAATTTATTATCTCTCACAATGTTTTAAACTAATTAGACCATTGTATACTTTGAAACAAAACATCTACTTCGTTCATATGCACTAATTATATTGTAACTTATGCCATGCTGATCAGTATGGTAGAATCTTCAAGGCACAAGGGGTTAATTATAACGTAACTTATATGTGACATGCAGGGGTGACAAGGCCTTTTGCAGCCAGGAGTGCCGCTACCAAGAAATGATCCTCGATGATAACGCTGGAAACCCAGAATTTTGATGCTGCAGTGCAAGGACTTGTGCTTTTGAGTTTTTACCCTGTTAGATCTAAATTTTTTACCTTTTGCCTTTGGTTTGTCAAGCACCCTCTCACCTGCATATAAACATAAAAGAGAGGTTGAGATATTTTAGTATATGGTAGAGGTAtgagtttttattcaattgaTGACTTCTTTGATTGAGGCCTCTCTATGTATAGGCTATTCCCACAAAGTTTTGGCTCCCAGTAGATGATGTATGAATGAAACTGAAACTTGCCCAACCTAGCCTGTTGTTTTCGGTTCATATAAATCATAAACTGTGAAATGGGGACAGATCATTATTGGCATTCATGCAGACGACTGTTCATACCTATCTAAAGAATTATTATATGATGACAATCTTGATAAGGAAAAGAGATAAAGAAAGATTAATTATTCAAGGGAATCGATCCAACCTTCAATTCCTTGTCCAGACATGCTCTAGAAAACCCTGCATAATTTAATAGTAGCAGTTGGGGAACTTTAAACTAAATGCATAGGTACTCCCAAAATATCAATCAAAATCCTAGTGAGCTTTTATATGCCTCTTCAGGGATACCAAGTTGATCACATCCCTTCATAGCATCTCTAATTTACTAAACCAAAGTGGACGGTATTTGGTTAGTCTCGGAAAACACAGTTGCACAAGCCTAGCTGAAATCAAATGAAATTTCATATCTTCAACAACATTGGCTGGCTTGTGAAGGGTTCGAATGGAAACCAGTTCCCAACTCTTGTTT from Argentina anserina chromosome 2, drPotAnse1.1, whole genome shotgun sequence carries:
- the LOC126782891 gene encoding FCS-Like Zinc finger 8-like isoform X1, which codes for MADHSSQQSPSYYTTKIPSFFGSPRFRAFFTIKGSHPETDQNPMISPTSILDTKFSLPFGNPFSCDRNQPQLIPKSLPGNKRSWDNSEAKGIGLALVDTLIDEKSEVNSTSDCKQSNGSKVLFGTKLRVQIPPYPAKGSANSGIQTENSNSNTNSPRAFSVTEMEFSEDYTCVISRGPNPRTTHIFDNCIVESYYTLSDSGHFSKSAPENFLSFCHTCKKNLEQNIDIYIYRGDKAFCSQECRYQEMILDDNAGNPEF
- the LOC126782891 gene encoding FCS-Like Zinc finger 8-like isoform X2, translating into MADHSSQQSPSYYTTKIPSFFGSPRFRAFFTIKGNKRSWDNSEAKGIGLALVDTLIDEKSEVNSTSDCKQSNGSKVLFGTKLRVQIPPYPAKGSANSGIQTENSNSNTNSPRAFSVTEMEFSEDYTCVISRGPNPRTTHIFDNCIVESYYTLSDSGHFSKSAPENFLSFCHTCKKNLEQNIDIYIYRGDKAFCSQECRYQEMILDDNAGNPEF